The Coregonus clupeaformis isolate EN_2021a chromosome 6, ASM2061545v1, whole genome shotgun sequence genome has a segment encoding these proteins:
- the atm gene encoding serine-protein kinase ATM isoform X1 → MSLVLHELLVCCRGLENEKATERKKEADRFRRLIRCPDTVEELDRISGTRAAKGSKQLTWDAVFRFLQRYLQKETELLQAGKANVSATTQANRQKKMQEISSLVKYFIRCANKRGPRLKCGELLKHVMEVLRSSFSCSAYGEDYSTILLKNILSVRKYWCEITQQQWHNLLDLYCGLFTGSSKAINRVLVSRIIHTAVQGCCLQTEGFSHTLFIFFSRALLNARQERHLAVVEHLVSALNVFLRSAAMNCRIRVCRLGEELLPSVLYVWSQMRPSTTLKEEIVEFFNLQLCVHHPKGSKTQDTGAYAEDWAKWQSLLYNLYDALVNEISQIGSRGKYATGSRHIAVKENLIELTAEICHQLFSEDSKLQILEVTQAHLRATQRGSPQGTPSKRRRNELGWEVLRDHLQPHHSDFDIIPWLQITSVLTSKYPSMVPGQELVRLLSVLCQLLGEQRRGDRGPYVLRCLREVARCQATHPERAQAYRAELGRLWGRVWALALRGVSSPQTEALSLALLSTVLQGALIPIDREFWKLFSGSDCKPSDAAALCLAQALLKCPVPKSLGTGWDQAGAVEGVGPPSLKENIMSWLLMNEQSEEAEESSRPHPIICRDFPHNLIPRILVPLTLKDTRAGIMFLLGAKGLESAVMQDQAQVEAKDALSEIESMYLQFSFDEMPSDPMVKVTVSSADTQLTVVPSLKHKLEQGLLSVADHLLNCYSPDSQTTPPECLVRCSSLLTGVLAGYVSTGLLTEEEACHSQPFLKAKALAQDFSEYISNVKVKMAEDGTMTTLRSVMRLCTQCVNRGVKDSMSSVSCNLFLKIFPARLLTELAEICKLLLNSSCKRGSLGFEEDTTDEDWDMTRTQADQQEDIDLFDEGDGPQTSTSNGTHRENVDPSDTQCGPDAKSLLAEEHLAQQDLAVLASLEFLSLCVSAEFIHGLSFNQAEVRRKLLLLLDKIDCTKPLHLNMYLVLLKKLPAEDTSLAAEEFDSLLRPLADLCSLYRQDQEICAAVLLGLLPSIRSLGRTQDQHNNMRHVQGALLQVVSGFCILGRTGKCTAIVKVALVHCLLALLEADPCCKWAVLTLREEELPVSVILPSHLSDSHHHVRMLAAMTVERLFLEMTPDSLEKRKMLPLKCQQTAFENVYLKAQEGMRIQKSSSPEDLSDEMFNRKATLLKSVSVVLCCSPVCEKQSLFALFQSYKENNIEEPLIKKVLGSVSRVLGYRSVEGFVSSHLDYLVAEWLGQPGYTLESFPYTLLNHATLKDFYSSSYQVLIPHLVFLDDFEQVKSIGTHLGKDWKKLLANCFPKIMVNILPYFALSGQDAQVAQQREKAHRVYDLLKDSNCLGKLQIDSLIHSNLSDIVVELLMTLYEGAATEKGGRGDLIKFIGELDPAPNPPYFSSYVIKATLDYLSKCHSANHKSLVAILSKTPISIQRILLAVCQKAAETINAYERHRILLMYHLFVSLLLREVKDGLGGAWAFVLRDIIYTLIHHINSRPAQLDEVSSRSFSLCCDLLTSVCRTAVQFCDDAVESHLQVIVGTLTAQVTNQLAISQQVLSLLKFLVVESQDKLKSAIQQLEPFPDCPEFRELRAVQHTLKYSTGKFTLRQEIAHFLSVASCDSLPLTRLEGLKDLRRQLHNNKSQIRPLLRECLVDPAESVLVRLVLNLLQLCKLAANHPGGRDILEVAGSCLGELGPVDFSTIALLHGKDQLNARAVSLFPAVEPQWLYIILNCINNALTHHCIEVRQAAAQSLKDILATQAGADFWEVHKDNRDPMLAYLNPFRSTKKKVVGVSKEVSLVARERLESQDLWVPEAGGHKAWLKTLCTVLLDSGAVKSEALLLSRSLCLVKTDFCQRVLPLIIHDILLGDSSGSWRKLLSTHIQDFFTSCSSRQHASSRSTTPLPSDSGESDISNQGPLDKASLRTMLSVINYLRQQQRPLESDSNLCGTVCHSNFWLELNYLEVARVAQSCSAHFTALLYSEIYVDKIKTNMEENRRNPARASRRITFDESSQNFTISSLTEESVKDTGISLQDLLIEVYRSIGEPDSLYGCGGGKMTSALTRIRTYEHEAMWGKALTSYDLHSNLPDVTRQVGIVEGLQNIGLSSILATYLRGLESEGVEWGAELRELRFQAAWRNMQWDCDLSERNEKLNPGFNESVFCSLQALRDKEFSTFDQTLKYARGSEVEELCRGSLEAVSSLYPALRNLQRISELESVRQLFSKPLTDVGLAEVCSHWQQHSQLLVDSDFGLVEPILALRSVAQETLISQERDPEKRKYLSTVLTSHLMELCQLARTAGNTQLAERAVFRMKQHGGGEGQGSTASSWQLEEAQVFWAKGEQGLALGLLRQMIHTLEEQVVFNPALVPVFTECLRLCGNWLAETCLESPGVILEKYLERAVEVITGDALGSDTKLQSQRTQAFLSLARFSDAQYQSIDNYMKSSEFENKQALLEKAKEEVDLMRERKVSTNRYTVKVQRELELDERALSNLQADRRRFLCKAVENYIQCLEQGEEHDTWVFRLASLWLENADVKTVNDMMKGGVKRIPSYKFLPLMYQLAARMGTKMSATVAEDVGFHDVLNELICLSCLEHPHHTLFIILALVNANKDESFSRSRLSKSTPRHSSQLDLERSEVAKRIMNKIRKKRAQMIRGIEVLCDAYITLAYMDASRHKTEKKAIPIPSDQPIMQIKNLDDVIIPTMEIKVDPSGKYDNLVTIKSFKPHFHLAGGVNLPKIIDCVGSDGKSRRQLVKGQDDLRQDAVMQQVFHMCSTLLQRNTETRKRKLNIRRYKVVPFSQRSGVLEWCSGTVPIGDFLTDPQKGAHTRFYPQDWASLTCRKKMIESQRLGSDGKAQAFSEVCQNFRPVFRYFCMERFLDPAVWLEKRLAYTRSVATSSIVGYIVGLGDRHIQNILIDEQTAELVHIDLGVAFEQGKILPTPETVPFRLSRDIVDGMGITGVEGVFRRCCEKTMEVMRSSQEALLTIVEVLLYDPLFDWTMNPLKAFYLQQQHDEQAELQATLNSTLGGDILEAHRKSSSDSQSFNKVAERVLLRLQEKLKGVEEGTVLSVGGQVNLLIQQAMDPNNLSRLFHGWQAWV, encoded by the exons ATTTGCTGGATCTGTATTGTGGCCTTTTCACTGGTTCCTCCAAGGCCATAAATCGTGTGCTAGTGAGCAGGATCATCCACACTGCAGTCCAGGGCTGCTGTCTGCAGACTGAGGGCTTCAGCCATAcactcttcatcttcttctccagAGCACTGCTCAATGCCAG GCAGGAGAGACACTTGGCGGTGGTAGAGCACTTGGTCTCTGCTCTGAACGTCTTCCTGAGGTCTGCTGCCATGAACTGCCGTATCAGGGTGTGTCGGCTGGGTGAGGAGCTCCTGCCCTCTGTGCTCTACGTATGGAGCCAGATGAGGCCCAGCACCACTCTCAAAGAGGAGATAGTAGAGTTCTTCAACCTGCAGCTCTGTGTACATCATCCCAAAGGGTCAAAGACACAAGACACGG GAGCCTATGCTGAGGACTGGGCCAAATGGCAGAGTCTACTCTATAACCTTTATGATGCCCTGGTGAATGAGATCAGCCAGATTGGGAGCCGGGGGAAATATGCCACAGGGTCGCGCCACATCGCTGTGAAGGAGAACCTTATCGAGCTAACTGCGGAAATCTGCCATCAG CTCTTTAGCGAGGATAGTAAACTCCAGATTCTCGAGGTGACTCAGGCCCACCTCAGAGCCACCCAGAGAGGCAGTCCACAGGGCACGCCCAGCAAGCGCAGACGCAACGAGCTGGGCTGGGAGGTTCTCCGAGACCACCTGCAGCCACACCATAGCGACTTTGACATCATACCATG GTTACAGATCACATCAGTGTTGACCTCTAAGTACCCCTCCATGGTGCCTGGCCAGGAGCTGGTTCGTCTGCTGTCCGTCCTGTGCCAGCTTCTGGGGGAGCAGCGGCGGGGTGACAGGGGGCCCTACGTGCTGCGCTGCCTGAGGGAGGTGGCTCGCTGCCAGGCCACACACCCAGAGAGGGCCCAAGCCTACAGGGCTGAACTGGGCAGGCTGTGGGGCCGTGTCTGGGCCCTGGCTCTACGGGGGGTCAGCTCCCCCCAGACTGAGGCCCTCAGTCTGGCCCTGCTGTCCACCGTCCTCCAGGGAGCCCTCATTCCCATCGACAGAGAGTTCTGGAAGCTCTTCTCTGGCTCGGACTGCAAGCCCTCTGA tgctGCTGCTCTGTGTTTGGCCCAGGCCCTTCTCAAGTGTCCTGTTCCTAAGAGCCTGGGCACTGGGTGGGACCAAGCAGGGGCCGTGGAGGGGGTCGGGCCACCCAGCCTCAAGGAGAACATCATGAGCTGGCTGCTGATGAATGAACAGAGTGAAGAGGCAGAGGAGAGCTCAAGACCACACCCCATCATCTGCAG GGATTTTCCTCATAACCTAATCCCCAGAATCCTTGTGCCTTTGACCCTCAAAGACACCCGAGCTGGCATTATGTTTCTCCTTGGAGCAAAGGGACTTGAGAG TGCTGTGATGCAAGATCAAGCACAAGTGGAAGCTAAAGATGCCCTGAGTGAGATTGAGAGCATGTACCTGCAGTTCAGCTTTGACGAGATGCCCTCTGACCCCATGGTGAAAGTGACGGTGTCCTCAGCCGACACCCAGCTCACTGTTGTCCCCAGCCTTAAACACAAGCTGGAGCAGGGCCTCTTGTCTGTGGCTGACCACCTACTCAACTGCTACTCCCCTGAT TCTCAGACCACACCACCAGAATGCCTGGTTCGTTGTTCAAGTCTCCTTACTGGTGTTTTAGCAGGATATGTCTCTACAGGTCTCCTGACTGAGGAAGAAGCCTGCCATTCCCAACCCTTCCTAAAGGCGAAG GCACTGGCCCAGGATTTTAGTGAGTACATATCTAATGTGAAGGTGAAGATGGCAGAGGATGGGACAATGACTACACTCAGGTCTGTCATGCGGCTGTGCACACAGTGTGTCAACAGAGGGGTAAAG GACAGTATGAGCTCCGTCTCTTGCAACTTGTTCTTGAAGATTTTCCCTGCAAGACTTTTGACTGAACTGGCAGAAATATGCAAACTGTTG CTGAATAGCTCCTGTAAGAGAGGCAGTCTGGGGTTTGAGGAGGACACCACAGATGAGGACTGGGACATGACGAGGACACAGGCTGACCAGCAGGAGGACATTGACCTGTTTGATGAAGGAGACGGCCCACAGACCAGCACATCTAATGGGACTCACAGAGAGAATGTGGACCCCAGTGATACCCAGTGTGGTCCTG ATGCTAAAAGCCTACTGGCTGAGGAGCATTTGGCCCAGCAGGATTTAGCCGTCTTGGCCAGTCTGGAGTTCCTGTCCCTGTGTGTCTCGGCTGAGTTTATCCACGGGCTCTCCTTCAACCAAGCGGAGGTCCGGCGCaagctgctactgctgctggacAAGATAGACTGCACCAAGCCACTACACCTCAACATG TACCTGGTCCTTCTGAAGAAACTACCTGCTGAGGACACATCGCTGGCAGCTGAAGAGTTTGACTCACTCCTCAGACCTCTGGC GGATCTTTGCTCATTGTACCGCCAGGACCAGGAGATCTGTGCTGCAGTGCTGCTGGGTCTGCTACCGTCTATACGTAGTCTGGGCCGTACTCAGGACCAGCATAATAACATGAGACACGTCCAGGGAGCTCTGCTCCAAGTGGTCTCTGGATTCTG CATTTTGGGCAGAACGGGGAAATGCACAGCAATTGTAAAGGTGGCATTAGTTCACTGTCTGCTGGCTCTACTGGAG GCTGACCCTTGCTGTAAGTGGGCGGTCCTTACCCTGAGGGAGGAGGAGCTTCCAGTGTCCGTCATCCTCCCGTCCCACCTGTCTGACTCTCACCATCACGTACGAATGCTTGCAGCCATGACAGTGGAAAG GCTGTTCTTGGAGATGACACCGGACAGCTTGGAGAAGAGAAAGATGCTTCCTCTGAAATGCCAGCAGACCGCCTTTGAGAACGTCTACCTGAAAGCCCAAGAAGGGATGAGGATCCAG AAGAGCAGCTCTCCTGAAGACCTGAGTGACGAGATGTTTAACCGCAAGGCCACGCTGCTGAAGAGTGTGTCGGTGGTGCTGTGCTGCAGCCCCGTCTGTGAGAAACAGTCCCTTTTCGCCCTTTTCCAGTCCTACAAGGAGAACAACATAGAGGAGCCACTCATCAAAAAG GTCCTGGGCAGTGTGTCCAGAGTTCTGGGCTACAGGAGTGTGGAGGGGTTTGTCAGCTCTCACCTGGATTACCTGGTGGCAGAGTGGCTGGGCCAGCCAGGCTACACCCTGGAGTCCTTCCCCTACACTCTGCTCAACCACGCCACTCTCAAGGACTTCTACAG CTCCTCCTATCAGGTCCTTATCCCACACCTGGTCTTCCTGGATGACTTTGAGCAGGTGAAGTCCATCGGCACCCACCTGGGTAAGGACTGGAAGAAGCTGCTGGCCAACTGCTTCCCTAAGATCATGGTGAACATCCTGCCCTACTTTGCCCTGTCGGGCCAAGATGCCCAAGTGgcccagcagagagagaaggcCCACAGGGTCTATGACCTACTCAAGGACAGCAACTGCCTGGGCAAACTG CAAATCGACAGCCTTATTCACAGTAACCTGTCGGACATTGTGGTGGAGCTCTTGATGACCCTGTATGAAGGGGCTGCTACTGAGAAGGGGGGCAGAGGGGACCTGATAAAGTTCATAGG GGAACTGGACCCAGCACCGAACCCGCCCTATTTCAGCTCCTATGTCATCAAAGCCACATTGGACTATCTCAGCAAGTGTCACAGTGCCAATCACAAGTCCCTGGTGGCCATTTTATCCAAGACTCCG ATCTCCATTCAGAGGATCCTGCTGGCGGTGTGTCAGAAGGCAGCTGAGACTATCAATGCCTACGAGAGGCACCGCATCCTGCTGATGTACCACCTGTTTGTCAGCCTGCTGCTCAGGGAGGTCAAGGACGGCCTGGGGGGAGCCTGGGCCTTCGTCCTCCGAGACATCATCTACACACTCATCCACCACATCAACAGCAG GCCGGCCCAGTTGGACGAGGTGTCCAGCCGTAGTTTCTCCCTGTGTTGTGACCTACTGACCTCTGTGTGTCGCACGGCCGTGCAGTTCTGTGACGACGCTGTGGAGAGCCACCTACAGGTCATTGTTGGTACTCTCACCGCCCAGGTGACCAACCAACTTGCCATCTCACAGCAG gtgctcAGTCTGTTGAAGTTCCTGGTCGTAGAGAGTCAGGACAAGCTGAAGAGTGCCATCCAGCAGTTGGAGCCCTTCCCAGACTGCCCGGAGTTCAGAGAGCTGAGGGCCGTGCAACATACACTGAAGTACAGCACAGGGAAATTCACTCTCAGACAG GAGATAGCCCACTTCCTGTCTGTGGCTTCCTGTGACTCCCTGCCTCTGACCAGACTGGAGGGGCTGAAGGACCTGAGGAGACAGCTCCACAACAACAAGAGCCAGATCAGACCGCTGCTGAGAGAGTGCCTcg TGGACCCTGCAGAGAGTGTGTTGGTGAGGCTGGTCCTTAACCTACTACAGCTCTGTAAGCTAGCAGCCAATCACCCTGGAGGAAGAGACATTTTAG AGGTTGCAGGGAGCTGTCTGGGAGAGCTGGGGCCTGTGGATTTCTCCACCATCGCTCTGCTCCATGGGAAGGACCAGCTCAATGCCAGAGCTGTATCTCTCTTCCCTGCCGTGGAACCACAGTGGCTCTACATCATCCTGAACTGCATCAACAATGCCCTCACACACCACTG TATTGAGGTGAGGCAAGCTGCAGCCCAGAGTCTAAAGGACATCTTGGCCACTCAGGCTGGAGCTGACTTCTGGGAGGTCCATAAAGACAACCGTGACCCCATGCTGGCCTACCTCAACCCTTTTAGATCTACCAAGAAGAAG GTGGTCGGGGTGAGTAAGGAGGTGAGCTTGGTGGCCAGGGAGCGGCTGGAGAGCCAGGACCTTTGGGTGCCTGAGGCTGGCGGCCATAAGGCCTGGCTGAAGACGCTCTGCACGGTTCTGCTGGACAGTGGAGCGGTCAAGAGTGAGGCTCTGCTGCTGTCCCGGTCCCTGTGTCTG GTGAAAACAGACTTCTGCCAGAGGGTGCTTCCGCTCATCATCCATGACATCCTGCTGGGGGACTCTAGCGGCTCCTGGAGGAAGCTCCTCTCCACACACATCCAGGACTTCTTCACCAGCTGCTCCAGTCGCCAACACGCCTCCAGCCGTTCCACCACTCCTCTCCCCTCAGACTCTG GAGAGTCGGACATCTCCAACCAGGGTCCGTTGGATAAGGCCTCTCTGCGCACCATGTTGTCTGTCATTAACTATCTGAGGCAGCAACAAAGACCTCTAGAGTCTGACAG TAACTTGTGTGGGACTGTGTGCCACTCTAACTTCTGGTTGGAGCTAAATTACCTGGAGGTGGCCAGGGTGGCTCAGTCCTGCTCGGCCCACTTCACTGCCCTGCTCTACTCTGAGATCTACGTAGACAAGATCAAGACTAACATGGAGGAGAACCGCAG GAATCCGGCCAGAGCGTCGCGCAGAATCACATTTGATGAGAGCAGTCAGAACTTCACCATCTCCAGTCTGACAGAGGAGAGTGTGAAAGACACTGGCATCAGTCTACAG GACCTACTGATTGAGGTGTATCGTAGTATTGGGGAGCCAGACAGTCTGTATGGCTGTGGAGGTGGGAAGATGACCAGCGCGCTCACCAG GATTCGGACCTATGAGCATGAGGCGATGTGGGGAAAGGCTCTGACCTCTTACGACCTCCACTCCAATCTTCCTGATGTCACACGGCAAGTGGGCATCGTGGAG GGTCTGCAGAACATTGGTCTGAGCAGCATCCTGGCCACCTACCTGCGGGGTCTGGAGAGTGAGGGGGTGGAGTGGGGGGCGGAGCTAAGGGAGCTCAGGTTTCAGGCCGCCTGGAGGAACATGCAGTGGGACTGTGACCTATCAGAGAG GAATGAGAAATTGAACCCTGGCTTCAACGAGTCAGTGTTCTGCTCCCTGCAGGCTTTGAGAGACAAAGAATTTTCCACATTCGATCAAACTCTTAAATATGCCAG gGGCAGTGAGGTAGAAGAGCTGTGCAGAGGCAGTCTGGAGGCAgtgtcctctctctaccctgctctacGGAACCTCCAGAGGATCAGTGAGCTGGAGAGCGTCCGACAACTCTTCTCCAA GCCCTTGACCGACGTAGGCCTGGCCGAGGTGTGTTCCCATTGGCAGCAGCACTCCCAGCTGCTGGTGGACAGTGACTTTGGACTGGTGGAGCCCATCCTGGCCCTGCGCTCCGTGGCCCAGGAGACCCTCATCTCCCAGGAAAGAGACCCCGAAAAGAGGAAGTACCTCAGCACTGTCCTCACCTCCCACCTCATGGAGCTCTGCCAGCTGGCCCGCACTGCAGGAAACACACAG CTGGCAGAGCGGGCGGTGTTCCGGATGAAGCAGCATGGCGGAGGAGAGGGGCAGGGCTCCACAGCGTCGTCATGGCAGCTGGAGGAGGCCCAGGTGTTCTGGGCGAAGGGAGAGCAGGGTCTGGCTCTGGGGCTACTGAGACAGATGATCCACACTCTGGAGGAGCAG GTTGTCTTTAACCCTGCCCTGGTGCCGGTGTTCACGGAGTGCCTGAGGCTGTGTGGGAACTGGCTGGCAGAGACCTGCCTGGAGAGCCCTGGAGTCATCCTGGAGAAGTACCTGGAGAGG GCAGTGGAGGTGATCACGGGCGATGCGTTAGGTTCAGACACCAAGCTGCAGAGCCAGAGGACGCAGGCCTTCCTGTCACTGGCCAGGTTCTCAGACGCCCAGTACCAGAGCATTGATAACTACATGAAGTCATCTGAGTTTGAGAACAAACAGGCTCTGCTGGAGAAGGCCAAGGAGGAGGTGGACTTGATGAGGGAGCGCAAGGTCAGCACCAACAG gTACACAGTGAAGGTGCAGAGGGAGTTGGAGCTGGATGAGAGGGCTCTGTCCAACCTGCAGGCTGACAGAAGGAGGTTCCTGTGTAAGGCTGTAGAGAACTACATCCAGTGTCTGGAGCAGGGTGAGGAGCACGACACCTGGGTGTTCCGCCTGGCCTCACTGTGGCTGGAGAACGCTGACGTCAAGACAGTCAACGACATGATGAAG GGAGGTGTGAAAAGGATCCCGTCCTATAAGTTTCTGCCTCTCATGTACCAGCTGGCTGCCCGCATGGGGACCAAAATGTCTGCTACAGTTGCAGAGGATGTGGGCTTCCATGATGTTCTCAATGAG cTGATCTGCCTGTCATGTCTGGAGCACCCTCACCACACCCTCTTCATCATCCTGGCTCTGGTCAACGCCAACAAGGACGAGAGCTTCTCCCGCAGCCGCCTGTCCAAGAGCACCCCGCGCCATTCCTCCCAACTGGACCTG GAGCGGTCTGAGGTGGCCAAGAGGATTATGAACAAGATCAGGAAGAAGAGAGCCCAGATGATCAGAGGCATAGAGGTCCTCTGTGATGCCTACATCACTCTGGCCTACATGGACGCCAGTCGACACAAGACAGAGAAGA AAGCCATTCCCATCCCTTCTGACCAGCCCATCATGCAGATAAAGAACCTAGATGATGTCATCATTCCTACAATGGAGATCAAG GTGGACCCCTCGGGTAAATATGACAACCTGGTGACCATCAAGTCCTTCAAGCCTCACTTTCACCTGGCCGGAGGGGTCAACCTGCCCAAGATCATTGACTGTGTGGGATCAGACGGGAAGAGCAGACGACAACTGGTCAAG GGCCAGGATGACCTGCGGCAGGATGCTGTGATGCAGCAGGTGTTCCACATGTGTTCTACGCTGCTGCAGCGCAACACTGAGACACGCAAGAGGAAACTCAACATCCGACGCTACAAG GTGGTGCCCTTCTCCCAGCGCAGTGGGGTTCTAGAGTGGTGCTCGGGGACCGTCCCTATAGGGGATTTCCTCACAGATCCCCAAAAGGGCGCTCACACacgcttctacccccaagactgGGCCAGCCTAACCTGCCGGAAAAAGATGATA GAGTCTCAGAGGCTTGGTTCTGATGGGAAGGCCCAGGCTTTCAGTGAGGTGTGTCAGAACTTCCGGCCTGTCTTCCGGTACTTCTGCATGGAGCGATTCCTGGACCCAGCAGTGTGGCTGGAGAAACGGCTGGCCTACACTCGCAGTGTGGCCACTTCCTCCATCG TGGGCTACATTGTTGGACTGGGTGATAGGCACATCCAGAACATCCTTATAGACGAGCAGACAGCTGAACTGGTGCATATTGATTTGG GTGTAGCGTTTGAACAGGGCAAGATTCTCCCTACTCCTGAGACTGTTCCCTTCAGGCTGTCCAGAGATATTGTGGATGGGATGGGCATAACGGGGGTGGAGGGCGTGTTCAGAAG ATGCTGTGAGAAGACCATGGAGGTCATGAGGAGTTCTCAAGAGGCCTTGCTGACTATTGTAGAG GTACTGCTGTACGACCCTCTGTTTGACTGGACCATGAACCCTCTGAAGGCCTTCTACTTGCAGCAGCAGCATGATGAGCAGGCTGAGCTCCAGGCCACGCTCAACTCTACCCTGGGGGGAGACATCCTGGAGGCACACCGCAAGTCTAG cAGTGATAGCCAGAGCTTCAACAAGGTGGCGGAGCGTGTGCTGCTGCGGCTGCAGGAGAAGCtgaagggggtggaggagggcacGGTGCTCAGTGTAGGAGGGCAGGTCAACCTCCTCATCCAGCAGGCCATGGACCCTAACAACCTCAGCCGCCTCTTCCACGGCTGGCAGGCCTGGGTCTAG